Proteins from a single region of Lysinibacillus sp. JNUCC-52:
- the nagB gene encoding glucosamine-6-phosphate deaminase yields the protein MKWIEVNSYDEMSEVAAHIFTEQLQAKPASILGLATGGSPVGMYKELVKHQQAGNISFKEVTTFNLDEYVGIEQTSPASYWTFMHENLFNHVDINEENIHLPNGKAEDLAAECVAYDARIAEAGGIDLQLLGIGVNGHIGFNEPGTSFDSLTNIVELTESTRTENAIYFDRPEEVPTHAITMGIQSIMNAKAIVLIAFGEKKLEAIEKLRSGEVTEAFPASRLLNHPNVTVIYGGTK from the coding sequence ATAAAGTGGATAGAAGTAAATTCTTACGATGAAATGAGTGAGGTAGCTGCACATATTTTTACTGAGCAACTACAAGCAAAACCAGCAAGCATTTTAGGACTAGCAACAGGTGGTTCACCAGTTGGAATGTATAAAGAATTAGTGAAGCATCAACAAGCTGGTAATATTTCCTTTAAGGAAGTTACAACATTTAATCTTGATGAATATGTAGGTATAGAACAAACTAGCCCTGCAAGTTACTGGACGTTTATGCATGAGAATTTATTTAATCATGTAGATATCAATGAGGAAAATATACATTTACCAAATGGTAAGGCAGAAGATTTGGCCGCTGAATGTGTAGCATACGATGCACGGATTGCAGAGGCTGGTGGAATTGATTTACAGCTGCTTGGTATTGGGGTAAATGGACATATTGGCTTTAATGAGCCTGGTACATCATTTGATTCGCTTACAAACATTGTAGAACTTACAGAATCAACTAGAACTGAAAATGCCATTTATTTTGATCGTCCAGAAGAAGTACCTACACATGCGATTACAATGGGTATTCAATCTATTATGAATGCAAAGGCAATTGTTTTAATTGCATTTGGGGAAAAGAAGCTAGAAGCTATTGAAAAGCTACGAAGTGGGGAAGTGACAGAAGCGTTCCCAGCTAGCAGATTATTAAATCATCCGAATGTTACTGTGATTTATGGTGGTACAAAATAA